The following is a genomic window from Hymenobacter chitinivorans DSM 11115.
AATTTCGGCGTAGCCGCACCGGTTTACCTTCCCGTTTGTTGTAGCCCCACCCGCGTTGTATCTTTGCGGTTTGGTTTAAAAGCACCGCCGCCCGCCGGCTTTCAATTGTTTGCATGGAAAATCCTGTCATTATTCTGGGGGCGCAAAGCCTCGGCACCACGGCCCTCGATGCCTTTACCAGCAATGATGTAGTGGTCTATTGCCTGCTCGATGATGATGCCAAGCTGCAGAACGCCGAGTTCAATAACGTGCCCGTGATGGGCAACACCGACGATAAGGAACTGCTCAAGTTGCTGGGCAAGAAGTGCGAAGTATTCGTGGCCACGGAAGATACCGCCAGCCGCCGCAGCCTGACCAACATGCTGCGCGACGAGTACGAGGTAGTGCCCGTCAATGCCATTCATGCCCGGGCCAGCGTGGCCGAGCATGCCTGGCTGGGCCACGGCAACCTGATCAGCGCCGGAGCCGTGGTAGCCAGCAACGCCAAGCTGGGCAACGGCTGCCTAGTGGGGCCCAACGCCGTGGTAGAAGTGGGCACCGAGCTGGCCGACTACGTGCAGGTGGGCGCCGGGGCTATTCTCAACTCCGGGGTGAAAGTCGACGAGCAGGCCTTTATCGGCTCGGGTGCCATCATCGTGGCCGGCGTCAAGATTGGGGCCAAGGCCCGCATCGGGGCCGGCTCGGTAGTCGTGGCCGACGTGCCCGCCAACCAGACCGTTTTCGGCAACCCCGCGCAGAAAGTGTGATGTCAGAACCTAGAACTGAGAACTCAGAGTTGCCGGCAAGGCAGCCTTCGTTGATACGTCTCAGCTCTAACTTCTTAGTTCTCAGCTCTACAATATGGATTTCCGCGTTTTACTCTACTACTGCTACACGCCCATCGAGGATCCGGTGGCGTTTCGCGACGAGCATCACCGCCTCTGCCTGCGCCTCAACCTGCTGGGCCGCATCATCGTAGCCCACGAAGGGCTGAATGGTACCGTATCGGGCCTGGTGGCTGACTGCGAGGAATACATGCGCCTGGTCAAGGCCGACCCGCGGTTTGCGGCCCTGGAGTTTAAAGTGGATGAGGCCCCGGAGCATACGTTTCAGAAGCTGCACGTGCGCGTGAAGCCCGAAATCGTGCACAGCAGCCTGCACCACGTGCGGCCCCACGAAAAAACCGGCCAGCACCTCTCGCCCCAGGAATTCAAAGCCCTCAAGGACCGCGACGACGTGGTAGTGGTCGACGTGCGCTCCGACTACGAGTACAACGTGGGCCGCTTCAAGAATGCCGTGACCCTGGACATGGAAAACTTCCGCGACTTCCCCGAGCGGGTCGAGAAGCTCAAGGAGTTTAAGGACAAGAAAATCCTGACCTATTGCACCGGTGGCGTGAAGTGCGAAAAAGCCAGTGCTTACCTGCTGGAACAGGGATTCGAAAACGTGTACCAGCTCCACGGCGGCATCATCAAGTACGGCATCGAAACCGGCGGGGAGGACTTCGACGGCAAGTGCTACGTGTTCGACAACCGCGTGACAGTTGACGTGAACCGCGTCAACCCGACCGTCATTGCCCAGTGTCACCACTGCAACACGCCTTCCGACCGGATGATCAACTGTGCCAACCCGCACTGCAACGCCCACGTGGCCCTCTGCGAAGCCTGCGGCCAGCAGCTCGACGGCGCCTGCTCCCCGGTTTGCCAAGAGCACCCCGAGAAGCGCCCCTACGACGGCACGGGCACGTATCCCAAGCTCAGCAACCACTATAATCCCGAACAGGGCCTGCTTTCCTACCGGCCGCCGGGGGCGTAGTTTATCCGAATTTCATGCCGTAAGGCAAGCCACTGAAAAAGCCGGAAACACCAATTCCGGCTTCTTTCGTTAAATACCTCAGCCGTTGCTGCGGCCCACAGCACTAGTACCATTCAACGTTTACCATTTCACTCTCAACCTTTCCCACCATGCCCATTCCCGAATCGGAGCTGATCATCAACCGCGACGGCAGCGTGTACCACCTGAACCTGCTGCCCGACCATATTTCCGAAACGATTATCACCGTCGGCGACCCGGAGCGCGTGCCGTTGGTCAGCCAGCACTTCGATTCCATCGAAACCCAGATTCACAAGCGGGAATTCGTAACCCACGTGGGCTACTACAAGGGCAAGCGCCTCACGGTTATTTCAACCGGCATGGGCACCGACAACATCGACATTCTCATTAATGAGCTCGACGCGCTGGTCAACATCGACTTCGTAACCCGGGAGCCCCGGCCGCTGGAGGAGCGCATTTCCCTGCGCATCGTGCGCGTGGGCACCAGCGGCGCCCTGCAGGCCGATATTCCGATTGGCTCCCACCTGGTGACCGAGCACGCCGTGGGCCTCGATTCGCTCATGCAGTTCTACCCGCTGGTCGAAACCGGCCTGGAGGTAGAAGTAGCCACCGGCATTCAGCAAAGCC
Proteins encoded in this region:
- a CDS encoding NeuD/PglB/VioB family sugar acetyltransferase; amino-acid sequence: MENPVIILGAQSLGTTALDAFTSNDVVVYCLLDDDAKLQNAEFNNVPVMGNTDDKELLKLLGKKCEVFVATEDTASRRSLTNMLRDEYEVVPVNAIHARASVAEHAWLGHGNLISAGAVVASNAKLGNGCLVGPNAVVEVGTELADYVQVGAGAILNSGVKVDEQAFIGSGAIIVAGVKIGAKARIGAGSVVVADVPANQTVFGNPAQKV
- the trhO gene encoding oxygen-dependent tRNA uridine(34) hydroxylase TrhO; the encoded protein is MDFRVLLYYCYTPIEDPVAFRDEHHRLCLRLNLLGRIIVAHEGLNGTVSGLVADCEEYMRLVKADPRFAALEFKVDEAPEHTFQKLHVRVKPEIVHSSLHHVRPHEKTGQHLSPQEFKALKDRDDVVVVDVRSDYEYNVGRFKNAVTLDMENFRDFPERVEKLKEFKDKKILTYCTGGVKCEKASAYLLEQGFENVYQLHGGIIKYGIETGGEDFDGKCYVFDNRVTVDVNRVNPTVIAQCHHCNTPSDRMINCANPHCNAHVALCEACGQQLDGACSPVCQEHPEKRPYDGTGTYPKLSNHYNPEQGLLSYRPPGA
- a CDS encoding nucleoside phosphorylase; protein product: MPIPESELIINRDGSVYHLNLLPDHISETIITVGDPERVPLVSQHFDSIETQIHKREFVTHVGYYKGKRLTVISTGMGTDNIDILINELDALVNIDFVTREPRPLEERISLRIVRVGTSGALQADIPIGSHLVTEHAVGLDSLMQFYPLVETGLEVEVATGIQQSLDLAYRPYCVRGSDLLREQLGAGMVVGNTLTCPGFYGPQGRVLRLDLRQPDLISRFQSFRHQSAEGEFRLTNFEMETAGYYALGRMLGHEVVSLNAIVANRATGEFATNAEATVNDLIQKTLDRV